The nucleotide window CTGTTGGCAATCTGGTCGAGTTCCGTGTCGGATACCGCGTCGTTCGCAGAAAGCGCGATTGCGTCGATCAGGTCGGACTTCGGCTTGGTTACGCCACCCGCAGAGATCGCCTTGCCAGCCTCCATCGGACCGCCGGAAACAAACACGGCCGGAATGTTTAAGCGCATCGCCGCGTTGAGCATGCCCGGGGTGATCTTGTCGCAGTTGGAGATGCACACCATGGCGTCAACGGTGTGCGCGTTGCACATGTACTCCACCGAGTCGGCGATGATCTCGCGGCTGGGCAGCGAGTACAGCATGCCGGCATGCCCCATGGCGATGCCGTCGTCCACCGCAATAGTGTTGAACTCCTTCGGCACGCCACCTGCTGCACGCACTGCCTCGGCCACGACGTCGCCGACGTTCTTCAGGTGCACGTGCCCGGGAACGAACTGGGTGTAGGAGTTGACGATCGCCACGATCGGCTTGCCAAACTCCGACTCTTCGGTGCCGGTAGCGCGCCACAGTGCGCGGGCTCCGGCCGCCTGGCGGCCGACAGTGGTGACGCGTGAACGAAGCGGGATCACAGGGGTTTCTCCTCAGTATTAGTTGGTTGAGCTGGCCGTGGCCCCGGAATGTCCGGGTGCTCTTTGAGGTACTCATCGTATTCCTCGCGGGTGAGCAGCACGCCGTAGCCGTCCTGATCAATAATCTCGTATTTGCCGTCGGCGGCTTCCTCGGCCTCGGTAATCACGTCGGTAATCCGCCCGCGTGACGCCTCGGCCAGGTCCGGCAGCGAATTGAAGGTCACACCGGGCATCGGATACTCCTGCCCAGCATTTGTTGTCGCGAGCGCCCGTGACCGCTTGAAGCCGACACCGGCCAGCTCATCCCAGCTCACGCGCTGGTTCTTGCGAAACAGGTAGTTCAGCGCGATCCCATCGTCGCCGACAGTGGTGGACACCCGAAAGATCCATACCAGCGCAAGAATCGGGAAAATCAGCACCCACGCGAGGTACTTCGGGGCCCAGCCGATACCGATCAGCGCGATGCCCATCATCATCACAATCGCGATCACGTGCTCTCGCGAAGGGCGGAACACCTTCGGCTCGTTCGGCTCGGCACCAGTCATGCGTGCCATGCTAGTCACCGGAGCTTTTCGCTTATCGACGGCCCCTTTAACCCGCCACGGCCCCTTCCTCCACATCCGTGGGTGCCGCGGTCGGGGACGCGGGTGCCGATTCCTCAGCTGTGGCAGACAACTCTGTGGGCGAAGCGTCCGCCGACTGCTCGGTAGGCGCGGGGGCCGGGGCAGGTTCTGCGGACTGCTGCGTCGGGGCCGCGGTGGTGCCCGCGGAGTCAGAAACACCAGGCGAGCCGGTGGAGTCAGAAACTTCAGGCGAGCCGGTGGTGGCGGTGGGAACAGTTTCCTGCGTGTTTTCATCCGCCGCTGGGGGTTGGGGTGATGACGCGGTCGTGCGCGGCGGAGGTGCGAGTACGCCACCGACATCTCCGTCGGGATTGAGCGTCAACCCGCGAATGATCAGCGCGGCGATGAATGCCACAATCAGCCACAGTGTGCTGGCCCGCATCAGGTTGTTTAGCACGGTCTTCGGGGCGTCGTCTTCTGCCGCAATATCTGCGGCAAGATCCCCAGTGCCCGCGGGTGCGGCATCTTCAGCGGCTGGGTCGACCGCCGCGCTTTCTGGGGCGGGGTCGAACGGACTCACTGGTGCCATGTGCTCGGTCGGGGGATAGGCCTCCGGATCAAGCTTGTCACGTTCGTCGAACTCAGCGGGGGAGCGTTGCTGGTCCTGGTGGGGCGCGTGCAACGAGGCGTCGTGAAGCGAAAAAAGCTCCGGAGTCTTGCCGTACTCGTCCCAGAACTCGTCGAGCACCTCAATACGGATAGCGCGTTCAATCATCCACTGGGTCAACGGCTCGGCGCGAACCATGAACCGCATATCCACGGTCCACGGTTGGCCCGCTGCGGTGGGTGCGCCGACATCGACAGCGGGGTGGATCATCAGCTCGCCTCGGAGCTTGTCATGGATATCCGGTCGCGCAAGAGCGCGACGAGCCGCCCGTTCGGAACGAGAAATCGCGTGCTCGGCCGAATTCGATCCCTCTAGCGGCACCGGTATGACAACCACCGCGTTGACCCAGTAGTTCGACTGGTTGATGTAAATCCGCGCCGCGGAGTTCGGAATGGTCACCGTAGCCTGATTCAGGGTGCGGATCGTGGTGGCGCGCATGGTGATTTGAATGACGTCACCGGCGACATTCACGCCGTTGCCTTCGAAGGAAACGTTGTCGCCCACGCCGTACTGCTTTTCAGTGAGGATGAAGAACCCGGCGAGAAAGTCCGCGATGATGTTTTGGGCGCCAAAACCAATCGCGGCCGAGACAACGGTGGCGGGGATCGCCGCGCCAGCGAGTGAGAAGCCGAGTTGTTGAAGAAGGAAGACGAGAATGAGGAAGAAAGCGATGACCTGGACGGTGTAGACGACCACGCCGGCAACTGCGAGTTGGCTCTTCTCCTCGTCCTGGGTGCGCGATTCCTGCACCTTGCGGGCGAAGGTGCGTTTGGCAAAGCGGCCAGCGCGGGGGACAAGCAGGGCCAGAATGAGCAAGAGGACGATGTTGATGCCGGTGGAGGCGAACCAGCGCCACAGTTCCTGGAAAATGAACGCAAAGGGCATAGTGCATAAAGCTAGTGCATAAAACTCAATCCCCGTTTCCCCGCGGTGGCCGGGGACTGTGTATGATCCAACACATGATCACGACGCGACTAGCTGTAGTAGTAATTCCGGTGCGGCGCTTGCCGTAGCGGACAGCACTTCTGTCTAGCCGCTCAAACAAGCGCCCTCGAGAGCTCACAGCTCGCTCGGGGGCTTTTGTTTTTGTGGTCGTCACCTTCTCAATACCTTTCCTCGTCTGACCTCTTGAAATAAGGAGCATTGCATCGTGGCTACCCCACAACAGACCGCGAATAACGATGCCGATTCAGCCAGCGCCGCCGATGCCCCGCGCGCTGGCGGCCCTGAAATCCTCACCGGCGCCGCAGCCGTCGTACGCAGCTTGGAAGAGCTTGGCGTAGATATCGTCTTCGGGCTTCCCGGCGGTGCGGTGCTACCGCTGTACGACGCGCTCGCGCACGCTGCGAAACTGCGCCACGTGCTGGTTCGCCACGAACAGGGCGCGGGCCACGCGGCCGAGGGCTACGCCTTAGCTTCCGGCGAGGTTGGTGTGTGCTTGGCCACCTCTGGCCCGGGCGCAACCAATCTAGTGACCGCATTGGCAGATGCGTACCTCGACTCGGTACCGATTGTCGCGATCACCGGTCAGGTCGGCTCCCCGTTAATTGGTACCGATGCTTTCCAAGAGGCAGACATCCGAGGCATCACCATGCCGATTACCAAGCACAACATCATGGTCACCGATGCCGAGGACATTCCGCGCGCGCTTTACGCGGCGTACCACATTGCATCAACGGGCCGTCCCGGGCCCGTGCTGGTGGACATTCCGAAGGACGTCCAAAACGCCGAATTCGAGTTCGCCTGGCCGCCGCACGTTGATCTGCCGGGCTACAAGCCGAACACGAAGCCGCACAACCGCCAGATTTCCCAGGCCGCGAAGATGATCTCGGAGTCCAAGCGTCCGGTTCTGTACATCGGTGGTGGCGTGGTGAAGGCGGATGCACACGAGCAGCTCCTCGAGTTCGCCGAACTCACCGGTATCCCGGTGGTGAACACGCTGATGGCACTTGGTGTGTTCCCGCAGAATCACCCGTTGTACATGGGTATGCCGGGCATGCACGGTTCGGTGCCCGCGGTTGGTGCTCTGCAGGAGGCTGACCTGTTGATCGCGATCGGAACTCGTTTCGACGATCGCGTGACCGGCGACACCGCATCGTTCGCTCCGCACGCGAAGACCATCCACGCCGATATCGACCCGGCCGAGGTGGGCAAGATCCGCGAGGTGGACGTGCCGATTGTGGGCGACGCGAAGCGGGTGCTTGCGCAGCTGACCGATGCATTCCGTGACGCCAAGCGCAATGCTGTCCCTGAGATCGATGCGTGGATCGGGCGCCTCGGCGGCCTCAAGGAGCGCTTCCCGCGCGGGTACGACGAGCAATCAGACGGGTCGCTCTCGCCGCAGTTTGTCATCGAGACGCTTTCCCAAACCGTTGGAACGGATGCCATCTACGTCGCTGGCGTGGGGCAGCACCAGATGTGGTCTGCGCAGTTCCTCGACTTCGACAAACCGCGCCACTGGCTCAACTCGGGTGGCCTGGGCACGATGGGCTACGCCATCCCGGCGGCGCTCGGTGCAAAAGCCGCGTGCCCTGACAAAGAAGTGTGGGCGGTTGACGGCGACGGCTGCTTCCAGATGACCAACCAGGAAATCACCACCGCGGCGATGGAGGGTTTTCCCTTCAAAGTGGCTCTGATCAACAACGGAAATCTGGGCATGGTGCGCCAGTGGCAGACGCTGTTCTATGACGGGACCTACTCTCACACCAAACTCGGCGGCGAGACCGCATACGTTCCGGACTTCGTGAAGTTGTCCGAGGCGCTGGGCGCGGAGGCGATCCGCGTAACCACCAAGGAAGAGGTCATCCCGGCGATCGAGCGTGCCCGCGCAATCAACGACCGCCCCGTGGTGGTGGAGTTCATTGTGGGCGAGGATGCGCAGGTGTGGCCGATGATTGCCGCTGGCGCTTCAAACTCCGACATGCAGTACGCGCTGGGCATGCGCCCCTTCTTCGACATGGAGGAGTCCGCGGGTGAAACCCCGGAGGCGATCAACGAAACAATGGACGCAGTCAACGACGCCCAAGAGGAGAACTAGCGATGGCATCCGCAGACGAGCAAACCCGCAATATCATCTCCGTTCTGGTGCAGGACGTCGACGGCATCATCACGCGCGTAACCGCACTGTTCACCCGCCGCGGGTACAACCTGGTGTCGCTGGTCTCGGCGAAGACGGAGACCGAAGGTATCAACCGACTCACCGTGGTGGTTGACGCATCCGAGTACGCCATCGAGCAGATCACCAAGCAGCTCAACAAGCTCATCCAGGTGATCAAAGTGCTTCGGCTTGAAGACGACACGACCATCGCACGGTCGCTCATGCTGGTA belongs to Corynebacterium glaucum and includes:
- the ilvN gene encoding acetolactate synthase small subunit, producing MASADEQTRNIISVLVQDVDGIITRVTALFTRRGYNLVSLVSAKTETEGINRLTVVVDASEYAIEQITKQLNKLIQVIKVLRLEDDTTIARSLMLVKVNATNQNRPQVVETANIFRARVVDVAPESVVIEVTGTPEKLQAFLDVIETFGIRELVRSGQVALTRGSKTMAPSKKNG
- a CDS encoding PH domain-containing protein — encoded protein: MTGAEPNEPKVFRPSREHVIAIVMMMGIALIGIGWAPKYLAWVLIFPILALVWIFRVSTTVGDDGIALNYLFRKNQRVSWDELAGVGFKRSRALATTNAGQEYPMPGVTFNSLPDLAEASRGRITDVITEAEEAADGKYEIIDQDGYGVLLTREEYDEYLKEHPDIPGPRPAQPTNTEEKPL
- a CDS encoding mechanosensitive ion channel family protein, which encodes MPFAFIFQELWRWFASTGINIVLLLILALLVPRAGRFAKRTFARKVQESRTQDEEKSQLAVAGVVVYTVQVIAFFLILVFLLQQLGFSLAGAAIPATVVSAAIGFGAQNIIADFLAGFFILTEKQYGVGDNVSFEGNGVNVAGDVIQITMRATTIRTLNQATVTIPNSAARIYINQSNYWVNAVVVIPVPLEGSNSAEHAISRSERAARRALARPDIHDKLRGELMIHPAVDVGAPTAAGQPWTVDMRFMVRAEPLTQWMIERAIRIEVLDEFWDEYGKTPELFSLHDASLHAPHQDQQRSPAEFDERDKLDPEAYPPTEHMAPVSPFDPAPESAAVDPAAEDAAPAGTGDLAADIAAEDDAPKTVLNNLMRASTLWLIVAFIAALIIRGLTLNPDGDVGGVLAPPPRTTASSPQPPAADENTQETVPTATTGSPEVSDSTGSPGVSDSAGTTAAPTQQSAEPAPAPAPTEQSADASPTELSATAEESAPASPTAAPTDVEEGAVAG
- a CDS encoding acetolactate synthase large subunit translates to MATPQQTANNDADSASAADAPRAGGPEILTGAAAVVRSLEELGVDIVFGLPGGAVLPLYDALAHAAKLRHVLVRHEQGAGHAAEGYALASGEVGVCLATSGPGATNLVTALADAYLDSVPIVAITGQVGSPLIGTDAFQEADIRGITMPITKHNIMVTDAEDIPRALYAAYHIASTGRPGPVLVDIPKDVQNAEFEFAWPPHVDLPGYKPNTKPHNRQISQAAKMISESKRPVLYIGGGVVKADAHEQLLEFAELTGIPVVNTLMALGVFPQNHPLYMGMPGMHGSVPAVGALQEADLLIAIGTRFDDRVTGDTASFAPHAKTIHADIDPAEVGKIREVDVPIVGDAKRVLAQLTDAFRDAKRNAVPEIDAWIGRLGGLKERFPRGYDEQSDGSLSPQFVIETLSQTVGTDAIYVAGVGQHQMWSAQFLDFDKPRHWLNSGGLGTMGYAIPAALGAKAACPDKEVWAVDGDGCFQMTNQEITTAAMEGFPFKVALINNGNLGMVRQWQTLFYDGTYSHTKLGGETAYVPDFVKLSEALGAEAIRVTTKEEVIPAIERARAINDRPVVVEFIVGEDAQVWPMIAAGASNSDMQYALGMRPFFDMEESAGETPEAINETMDAVNDAQEEN